From Pseudanabaena sp. PCC 6802, one genomic window encodes:
- a CDS encoding N-acetyltransferase: MVLKIEPLDSRRHNRSDFSCGKGSLDNYIRKQASQDLKRRSATVFVLIDDPDPDVLAYYTLSAYTINITVLDEAFAKHLPRYPQLPATLLGRLAVDRKQKGKRFGELMLVDALRKALHASTQVASLAAIAEAIDEDAVSFYIKYGFQQFQQNPMKLYLPMKSIAELFQTLNP; this comes from the coding sequence ATGGTTCTCAAGATTGAACCACTCGATAGTCGCAGGCATAACCGTTCCGACTTTTCCTGCGGCAAGGGTAGTCTAGACAATTACATCCGCAAACAAGCGTCTCAGGATCTCAAAAGACGTTCGGCGACAGTATTTGTCTTGATTGACGATCCCGATCCTGATGTTTTGGCATACTACACGCTTTCTGCCTATACGATTAACATTACAGTCTTAGATGAAGCTTTTGCCAAGCACTTACCTCGTTATCCTCAATTGCCAGCAACATTGCTAGGTCGTCTTGCCGTAGATCGCAAGCAAAAAGGCAAGAGATTTGGCGAATTGATGTTAGTGGATGCACTAAGAAAAGCATTACATGCATCGACTCAGGTGGCATCTCTAGCAGCGATCGCCGAAGCAATCGACGAGGATGCAGTAAGTTTTTACATCAAGTATGGCTTCCAGCAATTTCAACAAAATCCCATGAAACTTTATCTCCCCATGAAATCTATCGCAGAGCTTTTTCAAACTCTCAATCCCTAA
- a CDS encoding DUF1778 domain-containing protein, with protein MATATNSQSMARLEARISPEIKALWQQAADLEGRTLTDFVVASVQTEAIRVIQQHQSLKLSIEDSAIFVDALLNPPEPNDALKAAALRHKQVMNAE; from the coding sequence ATGGCAACTGCAACTAATTCCCAATCGATGGCGAGACTAGAAGCTCGGATTAGCCCTGAGATTAAGGCGCTTTGGCAGCAAGCAGCTGATTTAGAAGGACGTACGCTCACAGATTTTGTGGTTGCAAGCGTACAAACAGAAGCAATCCGAGTTATTCAGCAGCACCAATCGCTAAAACTTAGTATTGAGGATAGCGCAATTTTTGTTGATGCTCTCCTTAACCCTCCTGAGCCTAATGATGCGCTGAAAGCAGCAGCCTTACGGCACAAGCAAGTAATGAACGCGGAATAA
- a CDS encoding Uma2 family endonuclease, whose protein sequence is MIAIPSGFSPQEYLAIERDSMFRHEYRYGLVYAMAGGSDDHDELCLNLIELLRQKARSQDCAVRSGNVKVNYKDALFYYPDAFVTCDRRDRDDRYIKRYPKLIAEVLSPSTENFDRGDKFNDYQQIESLEEYVLISQDEMKIECRRRVGDGEQWEIEIYHAGDRVVLKSMEIEVAIEELYRGVNLPQK, encoded by the coding sequence ATGATCGCCATTCCATCTGGATTTAGTCCCCAAGAATACCTTGCGATCGAACGCGACAGCATGTTTCGACACGAATATCGCTATGGTTTAGTCTATGCTATGGCAGGGGGAAGTGACGACCATGATGAACTGTGCCTAAATCTAATCGAACTTCTGCGTCAGAAAGCGCGATCGCAAGATTGCGCAGTGCGATCTGGAAATGTCAAAGTCAATTACAAAGATGCATTGTTCTACTACCCCGATGCCTTTGTCACCTGCGATCGTCGCGATCGCGACGATCGCTACATCAAACGCTACCCCAAGTTAATCGCTGAAGTACTTTCACCATCAACGGAAAATTTCGATCGCGGTGATAAGTTTAACGATTATCAACAGATCGAATCTTTAGAAGAGTACGTTCTAATCTCGCAGGATGAGATGAAAATAGAATGCCGCCGTCGCGTGGGCGATGGAGAGCAATGGGAAATAGAGATTTATCATGCTGGCGATCGAGTTGTTTTGAAGAGTATGGAGATTGAGGTAGCGATCGAAGAATTGTATCGTGGAGTAAATTTGCCACAAAAATAA
- a CDS encoding magnesium chelatase subunit H codes for MFATVKPTSTTIRHIAPENINGRVLMKVVYVVLEPQYQSALSAAIAAINSRNPNLAVEVSGYLIEELRDPANYESFQRDVADANVFLASLIFIEDLANKIVDAVQPHRDRLDACVVFPSMPQVMRLNKMGSFSMENLGQSKSAIAQFMKKRKEKAGSSFQDSMLKVVQTLPKILKYMPLDKAQDARNFMLSFQYWLGGSQENLENFLLMIAQNYMPQVKDRKNAIAFREPISYPDMGIWHPIAPKMFEDVQEYFAWYNSRTDISDDLKDPLAPCIGLVLARTHLVTGDDAHYVAVVQEMESQGARVMPVFAGGLDFSKPVEEYFYSSAPRGNWSFSKDKARETVLVDTVVSLTGFALVGGPARQDHPKAVAALEKLNCPYMVVLPLVFQTTEEWQNSDLGLHPVQVALQVALPELDGAVDPIVMSGRDELTGRAITLSDRVEMIASRAMKWANLRRKPRCQKKIAITIFSFPPDKGNIGTAAYLDVFASVHKVVQSLANNGYDVHDLPANGEALMQEILHNPNAIAGSPELNIAARLSVPEYEASTPYYESIAAQWGPAPGHLNSDGQNLLVYGKHYGNVFVGVQPTFGYEGDPMRLLFSKSASPHHGFAAYYTYLNKIWQADAVLHFGTHGSLEFMPGKQIGLSGECYPDNLIGALPNIYYYAVNNPSECTIAKRRGYATTISYITPAPETAGLNRGLNELNELIGSYKELRLGNRGVSITNTIMDKVRLVNLDKDVDLGDRDAKDMSLEERDNIVGKVYNKLMEIESRVLPCGLHVVGEAPKIEDVTDVLASIASFDRPEDNIKSLPRIICESIGRDIEQLFKSSDKGILEDVELLAQIRATTNKAVGALVKAKADADGRISKLSVLNFLSMGKTEPWITSLHESGYKAIDSEAIDPLFEFLEFCLKQIVADNELGGLIRALEGEYITPSPGGDPIRNPGVLPTGKNMHALDPQSIPTSAAVQAAQVVVERLLDRQKSENNGNYPETIACVLWGTDNIKTYGESLAQVLCMVGVKPLPDALGRVNRLELIPLEELGRPRIDVVVNCSGVFRDLFVNQMDLLDRAIRMAAEADEPLEMNFVRKHAIAQAEEFGVTLRQAATRVFSNAAGSYSSNVNLAVENSTWESESDLQQMYLSRKSFAFGSEVNNVQQRQLYESSLKSVDVTFQNLDSSEISLTDVSHYFDSDPTKVVASLRSDGKQPSAYMADTTTANAQVRTLSETVRLDSRTKLLNPKWYEGMLNHGYEGVREISKRLVNTMGWSATAGAVDNWVYEDVNDVYVQDAEMRDRLKNLNPHSFRKIVGTLLEVNGRGYWETSDQNLQMLRDLYQELEDRIEGVD; via the coding sequence ATGTTCGCAACCGTTAAACCGACCAGCACAACAATTAGACATATTGCCCCGGAAAATATTAACGGTCGTGTGTTGATGAAAGTGGTTTACGTCGTCTTAGAACCACAGTATCAGAGTGCTTTATCAGCGGCGATCGCCGCCATTAATAGCCGTAACCCCAATTTAGCCGTAGAGGTGAGCGGTTACTTAATCGAGGAATTGCGCGATCCAGCAAATTATGAGTCATTTCAACGGGATGTTGCCGATGCCAACGTATTTCTGGCTTCACTAATCTTCATTGAAGATCTGGCCAATAAAATTGTCGATGCCGTGCAGCCACATCGCGATCGCCTTGATGCTTGTGTGGTCTTTCCTTCCATGCCTCAAGTCATGCGCCTGAATAAAATGGGCAGTTTTAGCATGGAAAATCTCGGTCAGTCCAAGAGCGCGATCGCTCAGTTCATGAAAAAACGCAAGGAAAAGGCGGGTAGTTCTTTTCAAGACAGCATGCTCAAGGTCGTGCAAACCCTGCCCAAAATCCTCAAATACATGCCCCTCGATAAGGCACAGGATGCACGTAATTTCATGCTCAGCTTCCAATACTGGCTGGGCGGTTCCCAGGAAAACCTGGAGAACTTCCTGTTGATGATCGCGCAAAACTACATGCCGCAGGTGAAGGATCGCAAGAATGCGATCGCGTTTCGCGAGCCGATCTCCTATCCAGACATGGGTATTTGGCATCCGATCGCCCCCAAAATGTTTGAGGACGTACAGGAATATTTTGCCTGGTACAATTCCCGCACCGACATTTCCGACGATCTTAAAGACCCATTGGCACCCTGTATTGGTTTAGTACTGGCACGCACGCACTTAGTAACCGGGGATGATGCCCATTATGTTGCTGTCGTGCAAGAAATGGAATCGCAAGGTGCAAGGGTGATGCCAGTATTCGCAGGTGGCTTAGATTTCTCCAAGCCAGTCGAGGAATATTTTTACAGTTCCGCGCCTAGAGGCAATTGGTCGTTCAGCAAAGATAAAGCTAGAGAAACAGTCTTAGTAGATACAGTAGTATCCCTCACCGGATTTGCCCTGGTTGGCGGCCCCGCTCGTCAAGATCACCCCAAAGCCGTAGCGGCACTGGAAAAACTCAACTGCCCCTACATGGTGGTGTTGCCCCTCGTGTTCCAGACCACAGAGGAGTGGCAGAATAGCGATCTGGGACTGCATCCCGTGCAGGTGGCTTTACAGGTAGCTTTGCCCGAACTGGATGGTGCCGTCGATCCGATCGTGATGTCCGGGCGCGATGAGTTGACAGGGCGGGCGATCACGCTCAGCGATCGCGTTGAGATGATTGCCAGTCGTGCCATGAAGTGGGCAAACCTGCGCCGCAAGCCCCGCTGCCAAAAGAAAATTGCGATTACCATCTTTAGCTTCCCGCCGGATAAGGGCAATATCGGTACGGCGGCGTATCTGGATGTATTTGCCTCCGTGCATAAGGTGGTGCAGTCGCTAGCAAATAATGGCTATGACGTGCACGACCTGCCCGCCAACGGCGAAGCCCTGATGCAGGAAATTTTGCACAATCCTAACGCGATTGCCGGTAGTCCGGAGCTAAACATCGCCGCCAGGCTCTCCGTGCCGGAGTACGAGGCCAGTACACCTTACTACGAAAGCATCGCCGCGCAATGGGGTCCCGCACCCGGACATCTCAACTCCGACGGACAGAACTTGCTGGTCTACGGCAAGCACTACGGCAACGTGTTTGTGGGCGTACAACCAACGTTTGGCTACGAAGGCGACCCCATGCGCCTGCTATTCAGCAAGTCCGCCTCGCCCCACCACGGGTTTGCCGCCTACTACACTTACCTCAACAAAATCTGGCAAGCCGATGCCGTACTGCACTTCGGCACCCACGGCTCCCTGGAGTTCATGCCAGGCAAGCAGATCGGTCTGTCGGGCGAATGCTATCCCGATAACTTGATCGGCGCTTTGCCAAATATCTACTACTACGCCGTCAATAACCCTTCGGAATGCACGATCGCCAAGCGACGCGGCTATGCCACCACGATTAGCTACATCACCCCCGCCCCCGAAACTGCCGGACTTAACCGTGGCTTAAACGAACTTAACGAACTGATCGGTTCTTATAAAGAACTGCGCCTGGGCAATCGCGGTGTCTCGATTACCAACACGATTATGGATAAGGTCCGGTTGGTTAATCTGGATAAAGATGTCGATCTCGGCGATCGCGACGCTAAGGACATGAGTTTGGAAGAACGCGACAATATTGTTGGGAAAGTGTACAACAAGCTCATGGAAATTGAGTCTCGCGTTCTGCCCTGCGGTCTTCACGTAGTCGGCGAAGCACCCAAAATCGAAGATGTCACTGATGTCTTAGCCAGCATCGCCAGCTTCGATCGCCCTGAAGACAATATCAAATCTTTACCGAGAATTATCTGTGAAAGCATTGGGAGGGATATCGAACAGCTATTTAAATCTAGCGATAAGGGCATCTTAGAGGATGTTGAGTTACTGGCACAGATTCGCGCTACGACTAATAAAGCTGTAGGGGCGTTGGTCAAAGCCAAAGCCGATGCCGATGGGCGAATTTCCAAACTATCCGTGCTCAACTTCCTCAGCATGGGTAAAACCGAACCCTGGATTACCTCTCTGCACGAATCAGGCTATAAGGCGATCGATTCGGAAGCGATCGATCCCCTATTTGAATTTTTGGAATTCTGTCTCAAACAAATTGTGGCGGATAACGAGCTAGGCGGTCTCATTCGAGCTTTGGAAGGGGAATACATTACCCCTAGCCCTGGTGGCGACCCCATCCGCAATCCGGGCGTATTGCCCACGGGCAAAAACATGCACGCCCTCGATCCGCAGTCGATTCCCACCAGCGCCGCCGTACAGGCAGCCCAGGTCGTAGTGGAACGGTTGCTAGATCGCCAGAAATCTGAAAATAACGGCAATTACCCCGAAACCATAGCTTGCGTGCTCTGGGGTACGGATAACATCAAAACCTACGGCGAATCGCTAGCACAGGTGCTTTGCATGGTGGGAGTTAAACCGTTACCTGATGCTTTGGGTAGAGTGAACCGCCTGGAGTTAATCCCATTAGAAGAGTTAGGTCGCCCTCGCATTGATGTCGTGGTGAACTGTTCCGGTGTGTTCCGGGATCTATTTGTAAATCAAATGGATTTGCTAGATCGCGCCATTCGCATGGCTGCCGAGGCCGACGAGCCGCTAGAGATGAACTTCGTGCGCAAGCACGCGATCGCTCAGGCAGAGGAATTTGGTGTCACGCTTCGCCAAGCAGCGACGCGGGTGTTTAGTAACGCGGCTGGTTCCTATTCCTCTAATGTTAACCTGGCGGTGGAGAATAGCACCTGGGAAAGCGAGTCGGATCTGCAACAGATGTATTTGTCGCGCAAATCCTTTGCGTTTGGCTCTGAGGTGAATAACGTGCAGCAACGCCAGTTGTACGAATCATCGCTCAAATCCGTCGATGTCACGTTCCAAAACCTCGATTCCTCGGAAATCAGCCTCACCGATGTCAGTCACTACTTCGACTCCGACCCGACTAAAGTGGTAGCGAGTCTTAGAAGCGACGGCAAGCAGCCCAGTGCCTACATGGCCGATACCACTACAGCTAACGCCCAGGTACGCACCCTCAGCGAAACCGTGCGCCTCGACTCTCGCACCAAATTGTTGAATCCCAAATGGTACGAAGGCATGCTCAACCACGGCTATGAAGGCGTGCGCGAGATCTCCAAGCGCCTGGTGAATACGATGGGATGGTCGGCAACCGCTGGCGCGGTGGACAATTGGGTCTATGAGGATGTCAATGATGTCTACGTCCAGGATGCAGAGATGCGCGATCGCCTCAAGAATCTCAACCCTCACTCTTTCCGCAAGATCGTCGGCACGTTACTGGAGGTAAATGGCAGGGGGTACTGGGAAACCAGCGACCAGAACCTGCAAATGCTGCGCGATCTCTACCAGGAACTAGAAGACCGCATCGAAGGAGTAGATTAA